Proteins encoded in a region of the Rutidosis leptorrhynchoides isolate AG116_Rl617_1_P2 chromosome 9, CSIRO_AGI_Rlap_v1, whole genome shotgun sequence genome:
- the LOC139866764 gene encoding uncharacterized protein, with translation MESAAVLRSFHYSMGTVAPLRAAFERPGVVAMHNSALIVSAKSPVQGSTFGLNLVSSQSKQSVAVVSCVKSSEVAVVDKTNGSVEKKTLTASTFPNGFEELVLGVCDETQIAELKMKIGGFEMHLKRNIISTEAIIPIASPTEAPPIPNKPMTESVEATPPSPPSLKVTPFTNIPVEKSKKLAALEASGASGYVLVSCPTVGTFRKSRTIKGKKQPTLIKEGDIIKEGQTICYLDQFGTELPVKSDAAGEVIKILFDDGEAVGYGDPIIAVLPSFHDIK, from the exons ATGGAGTCTGCAGCTGTATTGCGCTCTTTTCACT ATTCTATGGGCACTGTTGCACCTTTGCGTGCTGCATTCGAGAGACCCGGTGTGGTTGCTATGCATAATTCCGCATTAATCGTATCAGCCAAATCTCCAGTTCAAGGTTCAACCTTTGGTTTGAATCTTGTTTCTTCTCAGTCAAAGCAATCAGTGGCTGTTGTGTCTTGTGTTAAATCATCTGAAGTTGCTGTAGTTGACAAGACCAATG GATCAGTGGAGAAGAAAACCTTAACAGCTTCAACCTTTCCTAATGGCTTTGAA GAACTTGTCTTGGGTGTCTGTGACGAGACACAGATTGCCGAGTTGAAAATGAAG atTGGGGGATTTGAAATGCATCTAAAGAGAAACATTATATCAACGGAAGCCATCATCCCTATTGCTTCACCTACAGAAGCACCACCGATCCCTAACAAACCGATGACCGAATCTGTCGAAGCTACCCCACCATCTCCACCTTCTCTAAAAGTAACACCGTTTACAAATATCCCGGTTGAAAAGTCAAAGAAATTAGCAGCACTAGAAGCTTCTGGAGCTAGTGGATACGTTTTAGTCTCTTGTCCAACG GTTGGAACGTTCCGGAAGAGCAGGACAATCAAAGGGAAGAAGCAGCCTACTCTCATCAAAGAG GGTGACATTATTAAGGAAGGGCAAACCATATGCTATCTTGACCAGTTTGGCACTGAACTCCCAGTAAAG TCAGACGCAGCTGGTGAAGTCATAAAAATCCTCTTTGATGATGGAG AGGCTGTTGGTTATGGAGATCCCATTATTGCAGTGTTGCCCTCGTTCCATGATATCAAGTAA